GGGTTAAGCTGTATTACACCTATATCAATATTTTTATCTACAAGCAATAATGTATCAATATTCATGTATCCCACAAATGAAAGCCGAAGAGAATACCGTTTGCTTTCAATATTATTGAAAACGAACTCCCCATTTTGTTTTGATAAAACATTCGAGATTAGTTTTCCTCCTGTTTCATCATACAATTTAACAAGGACTGATGGAAGGTCATTATTAAGTTCATCAATACATCTACCTTTAATCTCATATTGTGCAAAAGAAGATGTGGGTAATGCACATATAACGACTACAAAAAATATAATAATATGGTTTCGTTTCATAATGCATAGTGTGAATCAATATATGACATGATCATTTCAGGAATTACTTTTTTAATATCAGAAAATTTACAAATGAAAGTATTGTTATTCAAATTATTTTTGTGCGGACATGGTCCCATACATATTGGCAAGTAATGACAAGTACTACACGGTTTTGGAAGGTTCCTCTCTCTTAATTTTCTCAAATGGTCAGGATCCCATTTAATTTCACCTGTTTCATCCAATACCCCATAAGGGATACCTGTATGTAAATCATCACTTGCTGTACATTTCACCACTTCTCCATTGAAATTTATGGCATTGTAAAAATCTCGCTCTACATAACAAGTTAAAAAATTTGTGATTATTTCGAGCTTAGTGACTTTGTATCCACTGGATTCAAACTCTAATCTGATGTCTTTTACTTCATCATTTAATTCATCTGTGCATTTCACTTGCCAGACTTTTTTTAGATTTACTAGTACTCTACCTCTATTAGCAGGCTGTATAAGTTGATTGACATCGCTCACTATTGAACGGTCTAAATTATCACTGGTATAATTTATACGGAGTATTAAGTTAGCATTGGGATCGTAGGATAATATCCCGTTGATATTTGTAAGGGTCTGTGTAAAAGCAGAACCACAATCGTCACAATATTTCACTTCATCATGCTTCAACTTATTACCATCTAATGTGATATGAAATCTTCTTAGTTCGAGAGCCTTTAGGTCAGAATATATATCCTTAGTCAAATAGAAGCCATTAGTTGTGGCAGAATGTTCAAAATCGATATTATTTTCTAAACAAATTTTCTGTGCAAAGCTGGCAATTGGTTTGATAACTCTATTGAAATACATAAAAGGCTCGCCTCCAAACCACTCAATGTGCAATGATTCAATTTTCATATCATTAATCATGTATTCAATATGCTTTTTTAATTTATCAATTGTCTCATCAGACATTACTGATTCGATATGATCTTGTATACAGTACCAGCAACTAAAATTACAATTTAATGTTGGAAGGATTACCAAGAAATAATCTTTTTTAGTTTTTTCTAATTCTTTTCGTCGAAAAATCTCTTTAAGTTCATTCTTATTATCATCAACAATAAACCCTTCATTATAAAGTTTCTCTCCAAAATTTCCAATTCGGAAAAATGAATCTATATCAGACTTTAAAGAAAGCTGTATTTTTTTACCCAATTCAATTGGAATCCTGAAATAAGTTTTATTTAATCCATTGAAAAAATATGAGAATTCTTCTTTTTCGAAGTAATAATTATATTGACTTTCTTTCATATCATTAATTATAATTATAGGAGGTGCAAAAATGCACCTCCATTGTTTTACAAGACTAGCTTAAAAGCTCACAGGAAAGAATTAATTTTGAGTTTGTGTGCCACGTTCTATTTTAATAGTACATGCACAGCCAGCAACTTCATTAGGGCATTGATTCTGAATTGTTTCATAATCTGCAGAACCCATGCCACCTTTAATCTCAATTAAGTCTAGAGAATTAAGCTCCTCTAAAGAAAACGTATTCATAATTACTAAATGTTAGAGTTGTGTTATACTATCTACTCTTTAGGCTTTTCGATATCCGCCCCTTTTACAGTAAGGTCTGGACTGTTTTGTACCATAATAGTCGGTTATGTTGCTTTCTCTTTGCATTATGATCAGTAACGCAAGATTTATGCAATAAATGGAGGACACGTCCTCCGCTTTCGAGGCGTACCAACCTCTACTCTACGAGCTCTGTAGATATTTTTTCCTATTTGTATTTCAATAGTAAGTTCTATCAGTATCTCTTATATACCTGAAACTACTATAGTCTTTGTATTCATCTAATATGCCTATTCATTCACTTTCATAAAGTTGTATTACACTATAGTTTTTCCATTATTTGCACAGAAAAACGCCCAAATTCTGTCCTAATTGTTTAATCCCACCAAGGTGTTCATGAGTAAACTATACCAACGTAGACTTTCTCTCACACAGGAAATATTCTTTTCTGCATTTAATATTCCTCTAATGGAATTACTACCCCATTTGGCAAAAGGATGTATTTTTTCCCATTGATGATGACAACCATTCCTTTTTCCTCTGCACTAGAGTTTCCATTGCCTCCAGTTACTATTGATAGCTCAGTTGTTGATAATATCTCTTTCATAATGCTAATATAAAATTAGTAGATGTTATTACTCCTCAAACATAGAGATATTATTTAAGAATTCCCCTATCGAATCTAAACGATTATTTAAGCAAAAAACATCTTTAGATTCAGTAGGTTGGAATTGGAATGGTTTGCTTATATTTGTGGGTTGGTCTATTATAACTGTTATCATATAAATAATATGAAATATGTCCTCTAAAATAGCAATACAACGAAATATACTCCTGGTTTGTATAGCAATGCTGTCCCTTATAGTTTTCGAAGGGTATAGGATTGCTAATGAATACCATATGACTCAAAATACTATTCAGAAGAAGATTGATCAACTCCTAATCAATTCTGCTAAAAAATATGGGCAAGAAAAATTTCTTGCGAAAATGACCAATTCTGAATATCCCAGTTTTGCTCTTAAGCCTATAGACAGCGATTCTATTCCTGTTGGTTTTAAAGTTGCTACGCTTGACACCAAATTAAGTGATGGATTAGAAATGCTGATGATTACACATGCAATTATTGAAGACCCTAAATTCCTCTCTTCTTTTACAGACTCATTGCTGGTAAATGGTGCTAACCTAAATTTCACATCACTTACGGTGTCTATTGAGGGAAGTAGAATAGATAAGCAAGAACTAACTCGTGAACTGAAGAGTAAAGGATGGGGAATCTATAGCTTTAGAAGTGAATATCCTATCGTCATCGATAGTGATAGCCACGTTATCAAGATGTGGGGTAAATCCGATATGTTACCAGAGCAAAAGGGGCTAATATTGCTACTCTTCATCGTTCTTGTAATAACGCTGATCATTGGTATAAGCTTTGCGAGACTGCTCCGTCAGATAGAGAGGGAGAGACACTACCAAAAAGTAAATGAGCAATATTTCTTTGGGCTGGTTCATGACCTCAAGACTC
This portion of the Porphyromonadaceae bacterium W3.11 genome encodes:
- a CDS encoding radical SAM protein, coding for MKESQYNYYFEKEEFSYFFNGLNKTYFRIPIELGKKIQLSLKSDIDSFFRIGNFGEKLYNEGFIVDDNKNELKEIFRRKELEKTKKDYFLVILPTLNCNFSCWYCIQDHIESVMSDETIDKLKKHIEYMINDMKIESLHIEWFGGEPFMYFNRVIKPIASFAQKICLENNIDFEHSATTNGFYLTKDIYSDLKALELRRFHITLDGNKLKHDEVKYCDDCGSAFTQTLTNINGILSYDPNANLILRINYTSDNLDRSIVSDVNQLIQPANRGRVLVNLKKVWQVKCTDELNDEVKDIRLEFESSGYKVTKLEIITNFLTCYVERDFYNAINFNGEVVKCTASDDLHTGIPYGVLDETGEIKWDPDHLRKLRERNLPKPCSTCHYLPICMGPCPHKNNLNNNTFICKFSDIKKVIPEMIMSYIDSHYAL